A region of Fusarium keratoplasticum isolate Fu6.1 chromosome 6, whole genome shotgun sequence DNA encodes the following proteins:
- a CDS encoding Ubiquitin-like domain-containing protein, with amino-acid sequence MGCCFSRSSGPNSPYPGGAPNASSRAINPPPLALPEAVSGPVPQIPAERRRRRRHDRPLDQHIDKPLRRHEWTSRDRTWTRRKLDQERADFFDTRVTGRPEIWQTVHAALKVLWDPASQDAQDDGSNGLATAQMILSAAEISLPTGNLANGVYDALGNYYQLPEWIVCDPRNMQEDDQEGAKGDVSTVGDDTAADDDLSDDDDEIEGRKREKGKEVIDVREQVILRARLSENGRDIKVRITETESVRSVAKKIAQEADLASTKKIRIAYLGKILKENSSLSAQNWQTGHMVNALVFDLDR; translated from the exons ATG ggctgctgcttctcccGCTCATCAGGCCCTAACTCGCCTTACCCAGGTGGCGCTCCCAACGCTTCGTCGCGCGCCATCAATCCTCCCCCGCTGGCCCTTCCAGAAGCCGTGAGCGGCCCCGTGCCTCAAATCCCCGCCGAGAgacgccgtcgccgtcgccacGACCGACCTCTGGATCAGCATATCGATAAGCCTCTGCGACGACACGAATGGACTTCCCGCGATCGTACCTGGACAAGGAGAAAGTTGGACCAGGAGCGCGCAGACTTCTTCGATACGCGAGTCACGGGCAGGCCCGAGATCTGGCAGACAGTCCATGCTGCGCTCAAGGTGCTATGGGACCCTGCGAGTCAAGATGCTCAGGACGACGGCTCCAACGGCCTTGCGACGGCCCAAATGATCCTCTCTGCCGCTGAGATATCTCTCCCGACCGGAAATCTCGCCAACGGCGTGTACGACGCTCTCGGAAACTACTACCAACTGCCCGAATGGATTGTCTGTGACCCGCGGAACATGCAAGAGGATGACCAAGAAGGCGCCAAGGGTGATGTTTCGACAGTGGGCGACGACACGGCAGCAGACGACGACCTAagtgacgatgacgacgagattGAGGGGAGAAAACGAGAAAAGGGCAAAGAAGTCATAGATGTGCGGGAGCAGGTGATTCTGCGAGCCAGGCTCAGCGAGAACGGCCGGGATATCAAAGTCCGAATAACAGAGACAGAGTCGGTCCGAAGTGTTGCTAAGAAGATCGCCCAGGAGGCTGAT CTTGCATCGACAAAAAAGATCCGGATAGCATACCTAGGCAAGATTCTCAAGGAGAACTCGTCGCTCTCGGCCCAAAACTGGCAGACCGGCCATATGGTCAATGCCCTCGTCTTCGACCTCGACCGGTAA
- a CDS encoding Coatomer subunit beta — translation MSGFLENAYSLVHQDNAADVPTVSDLRMQLEKGTDETKVETMKRILTIMLNGDPMPTLLMHIIRFVMPSKYKPLKKLLYFYYEICPKLDSSGKLKQEMILVCNGIRNDLQHPNEYIRGNTLRFLCKLREAELIEPLLSSARSCLEHRHAYVRKNAVFAISSIFQHSPSLIPDASELIATFLMGESDATCKRNAFAALSSIDHDAALSYLGSVFEGIPNAEELLQLVELEFIRKDAVQNSQNKARYLRLIFDLLEAGASTVVYEAASSLTALTNNPVAVKAAAAKFIELSIKEADNNVKLIVLDRVDQLRKKNEGILDDLTMEILRVLSSTDIDVRRKALGLALEMVSSKNVEEVVLLLKKELSKTVDQEYEKNTEYRSLLIHSIHQCAIKFSEVAASVVELLMDFIADFNNVSAVDVINFVKEVVEKFPSLRTTIIERLVSTLGEVRAGKVYRGIMWIIGEYSLEEKDIREAWKRIRASLGEMPILASEQRLLDSHDDGEKADDHINGTSKQAAPTGSRKVLADGTYATETALTSQSSAAAKLEAVKAAQKPPLRQLILDGDYYLATVLSSTLVKLVMRHHEISSDKARTNALRAEAMLIMISIIRVGQSQFVKAPIDEDSVDRIMSCVRSLAEFEQKKELETVWLDDTRKAFRAMVQVEEKKRAAKEAFEKAKTAVQVDDVVPIRQLAKKNASDGLDEIEVDLERATGGEGTAEDLSSKLSRVVQLTGFSDPVYAEAYVKVHQFDIVLDVLLVNQTTETLQNLSVEFATLGDLKVVERPTTQNLGPHDFHNVQCTIKVSSTDTGVIFGNVVYDGAHSTDTNVVILNDLHVDIMDYIQPATCTETQFRTMWTEFEWENKVNINSKAKSLRDFLDQLMACTNMNCLTPEASLKGDCQFLSANLYARSVFGEDALANLSIEKEGEDGPITGFVRIRSRSQGLALSLGSLKGLNKIGSTA, via the exons ATGTCTGGCTTTCTCGAGAACGCATACAGTCTCGTCCACCAGGACAATGCGGCCGACGTCCCCACCGTCTCCGATCTGCGCATGCAGCTGGAGAAGGGTAccgacgagaccaaggtcGAGACCATGAAGCGCATCTTGACCATTATGCTCAACGGAGATCCCATGCCTACGCTTCTCATGCACATCATCCGCTTCGTCATGCCCTCAAAGTACAAGccgctcaagaagctcctctACTTCTACTACGAGATCTGCCCCAAGCTCGACAGCAGCGGCAAGTTGAAGCAGGAGATGATTCTAGTCTG CAACGGTATCCGTAACGATCTTCAACACCCCAACGAATACATTCGAGGCAACACCCTGCGCTTCCTCTGCAAGCTGAGAGAGGCCGAGCTCATCGAACCCCTCCTTTCCTCAGCACGATCTTGCCTGGAGCACCGACATGCCTACGTCCGAAAGAACGCTGTCTTCGCCATCTCTTCCATTTTCCAACACTCGCCTTCCTTGATCCCCGATGCTTCAGAACTCATCGCCACCTTCCTCATGGGAGAGAGCGATGCCACCTGCAAGAGGAACGCCTTTGCAGCCCTCTCCAGCATTGATCACGATGCTGCGCTCTCATACCTGGGGTCCGTTTTCGAGGGCATCCCCAACGCAgaggagcttcttcagcttgttgagctcgAGTTCATCCGCAAGGATGCTGTTCAGAACTCCCAGAACAAG GCACGATATCTGAGGTTAATTTTCGATCTGCTAGAAGCTGGCGCATCCACCGTTGTATATGAAGCCGCTTCTTCCCTCACTGCCTTGACCAACAACCCCGTGGCGgtcaaggccgccgccgccaagttTATCGAGCTGAGCATCAAGGAGGCGGACAACAATGTCAAGCTTATCGTGCTTGACCGGGTCGACCAGCTGCGCAAGAAGAACGAGGGTATCCTGGATGACCTGACCATGGAGATCCTGCGTGTCCTCTCCAGCACTGATATTGATGTGCGAAGAAAGgcacttggccttgccctcgagaTGGTCTCCAGCAAGAACGTCGAAGAGGTCGTTCTGCTGCTCAAAAAGGAGCTCTCCAAGACTGTCGACCAGGAGTATGAGAAGAACACTGAATATCGatccctcctcatccactCGATTCACCAGTGCGCCATCAAGTTCTCCGAGGTTGCTGCTAGCGTTGTGGAGCTTCTCATGGACTTCATTGCCGACTTTAACAACGTCTCCGCTGTGGACGTTatcaactttgtcaaggagGTTGTTGAAAAGTTCCCCAGCCTCCGAACTACCATCATTGAGCGTCTCGTCTCTACTCTGGGCGAGGTCCGGGCTGGCAAGGTGTACCGGGGTATCATGTGGATCATTGGCGAGTACTCGCTTGAAGAGAAGGATATCCGTGAGGCTTGGAAGAGAATACGTGCTAGCTTGGGTGAGATGCCTATTCTTGCCTCTGAGCAACGGCTACTGGACTCTcatgacgacggcgagaaggCTGATGACCACATCAACGGAACCTCTAAGCAAGCCGCGCCCACTGGATCCCGCAAGGTCCTCGCTGACGGCACCTATGCTACTGAGACTGCTCTCACCAGCCAGTCTTCGGCTGCTGCTAAGCTTGAAgccgtcaaggctgctcaGAAGCCCCCGTTGCGTCAGCTCATTCTCGATGGCGACTACTACCTGGCGACTGTCCTGTCCTCCACTCTTGTCAAGCTTGTGATGCGACACCACGAGATTTCCTCCGACAAGGCACGAACCAATGCCCTGAGGGCTGAGGCTATGCTCATCATGATTTCCATCATCCGAGTCGGCCAGTCCCAGTTCGTCAAGGCACCCATCGATGAAGACTCCGTGGACCGAATCATGTCCTGCGTGCGCTCGCTGGCTGAGTTtgagcagaagaaggagcttgagacTGTGTGGTTGGACGACACTCGCAAGGCTTTCCGTGCCATGGTCcaggttgaagagaagaagagggcggcTAAGGAGGCTttcgagaaggccaagactgcCGTGCAGGTCGATGATGTTGTGCCTATCCGACAActcgccaagaagaatgCTTCCGACGGActcgatgagatcgaggTGGATCTGGAGCGGGCAACTGGTGGTGAAGGCACTGCTGAGGATCTCTCATCCAAGCTTAGCCGTGTGGTTCAGCTCACCGGTTTCTCTGATCCCGTCTACGCTGAGGCTTATGTCAAGGTTCATCAGTTCGATATCGTTCTCGATGTCCTCCTGGTCAACCAGACGACCGAGACTCTCCAGAACCTCTCGGTTGAGTTTGCCACTCTAGGTGACCTCAAGGTGGTTGAGCGCCCGACCACACAGAACCTGGGCCCTCACGACTTCCACAATGTGCAGTGCACAATCAAGGTTTCATCAACTGACACAGGTGTCATCTTTGGTAACGTTGTGTACGATGGGGCTCACTCCACTGACACTAACGTGGTTATTCTCAACGACCTGCACGTTGACATTATGGACTACATTCAGCCCGCTACCTGCACCGAGACCCAGTTCCGTACCATGTGGACCGAGTTTGAGTgggagaacaaggtcaaTATCAACTCGAAGGCCAAGTCGCTACGCGATTTCCTTGACCAGCTGATGGCCTGCACAAATATGAACTGTCTCACACCAGAGGCTAGTCTGAAGGGTGACTGCCAGTTCCTGAGCGCCAACCTCTACGCGAGGAGTGTGTTCG GTGAGGATGCTCTGGCCAACCTGAGtatcgagaaggagggtgaggatggaCCCATCACCGGTTTCGTTCGGATAAGAAGCCGATCGCAGGGTCTGGCGCTGAGCCTGGGCTCATTGAAGGGTCTGAACAAGATCGGCTCGACAGCCTAG